Proteins co-encoded in one Echeneis naucrates chromosome 22, fEcheNa1.1, whole genome shotgun sequence genomic window:
- the hhipl2 gene encoding HHIP-like protein 2, which yields MVDAALHPGGAPCAPLRTAAGPSSSKKTPSLAEFIRMVSAVLLVPVQPASAHPQCLDFQPPFKPPWHLEFCTQYEQFGCCDQKTDNEIAERYWDVIDQLEEGSYELCADLLKEIMCQECSPYAAHLYDAEDPYTPVRELPGLCFGFCSEFHGKCGRVVEYLTENQLLRDISERDTSTFCSMVDLSDQDYCYPNVFRSPDLNSNLGQVMEDPRGCLQLCLTEVANNLRNPVLMLHSSDDTHRMFIAEQLGFVWVHLRDGSRLEQPFLDMSGEVLTTPWLGDERGFLGMAFHPKYRDNGRFFIYYSVQVNRKLEKVRISEMKVSDYDMNVANPHSERVILEIEEPAANHNGGQLLFGPDGYLYIFTGDGGKSGDPFGKYGNAQNKSALLGKVLRIDVDGGDSRGRPYRIPPGNPFIGDPDARPEVYAYGVRNMWRCSVDRGDPVSSYGRGRIFCGDVGQNRYEEIDIIVKGGNYGWRAKEGFECYDTKLCHNSSLNDILPIFAYSHHVGKSVTGGFVYRGCESPNLNGLYFFGDFMSGRIMALEEDKTTGNWKERSVCMGETETCSFPGLVNRHHKFIISFAEDEAGELYFLATSYPSATSPYGTVFKFMDPSRRAPPGKCKQKLLSVTVKGKKVPFVPRELTVLDRNEKPTRPPPRKLKLTTNPPVMNSSPAKRTFQTLKVG from the exons ATGGTGGATGCTGCGCTCCATCCAGGCGGAGCACCCTGCGCGCCTTTACGCACGGCCGCAGGGCCGAGCTCATCCAAAAAGACCCCCAGCTTGGCGGAGTTTATCCGGATGGTCTCAGCGGTGCTGCTCGTTCCGGTCCAGCCAGCATCAGCCCATCCTCAGTGCCTGGACTTCCAGCCTCCTTTTAAACCCCCCTGGCATCTGGAGTTCTGCACGCAGTACGAGCAGTTTGGATGCTGCGATCAGAAAACGGACAACGAGATCGCAGAGAGATACTGGGACGTTATTGACCAGCTGGAAGAGGGGAGTTATGAGCTCTGTGCAGATCTGCTGAAGGAAATCATGTGCCAG GAGTGCTCGCCTTATGCTGCACACCTCTACGATGCCGAGGACCCGTACACCCCCGTCAGAGAGCTACCTGGCCTTTGCTTTGGCTTTTGCTCTGAGTTTCATGGCAAATGTGGCCGCGTGGTTGAATATTTAACTGAGAACCAGCTGCTGCGGGACATCTCAGAGCGGGACACGTCCACCTTCTGCAGCATGGTGGACCTGTCTGACCAGGACTACTGCTACCCCAACGTTTTCCGGAGTCCTGACCTCAACAGCAACCTGGGGCAGGTCATGGAGGACCCCAGGGGGTGTCTCCAACTGTGCCTGACTGAGGTGGCGAACAATCTGAGGAACCCCGTCCTGATGCTGCACAGCAGCGACGACACACACCGGATGTTCATCGCAGAGCAGCTGGGCTTCGTGTGGGTTCACCTGCGTGACGGTAGCCGGCTGGAGCAGCCTTTCCTGGACATGAGCGGGGAGGTGCTGACCACGCCCTGGCTGGGGGATGAGAGGGGTTTCCTCGGCATGGCCTTCCACCCCAAATATCGGGACAACGGACGCTTCTTCATCTACTACTCCGTCCAGGTCAACAGGAAGCTGGAGAAAGTCAGAATCAGTGAGATGAAGGTGTCTGATTACGACATGAATGTGGCTAATCCGCACTCAGAGAG gGTCATTTTGGAGATCGAGGAGCCGGCTGCGAACCACAACGGAggccagctgctgtttggtcCTGATGggtatttgtacattttcactggagatggaggaaaatCTGGAGACCCGTTTGGGAAGTACGGAAACGCACAAAACAA GAGTGCTCTGCTGGGAAAGGTGCTGCGCATTGATGTGGATGGGGGTGACTCCAGGGGGAGGCCGTACAGGATCCCCCCCGGTAACCCGTTCATCGGTGACCCAGATGCCCGGCCTGAGGTTTATGCTTATggggtcagaaacatgtggcGATGCTCCGTGGACCGCGGAGACCCCGTCAGCAGCTACGGCAGGGGCCGGATCTTCTGCGGAGACGTCGGTCAAAACCGTTACGAGGAGATCGACATCATTGTGAAGGGAGGAAACTACGGATGGAGGGCCAAGGAGGGGTTCGAGTGCTACGATACGAAACTGTGCCACAACTCCTCCCTGA ACGACATCCTGCCTATATTTGCATACAGCCATCATGTTGGGAAGTCTGTGACGGGGGGTTTTGTGTACAGAGGATGTGAATCACCCAATCTGAATGGCCTCTACTTTTTTGGAGACTTCATGAGTGG TCGAATAATGGCGTTGGAGGAGGATAAGACAACTGGAAACTGGAAAGAAAGGAGTGTGTGCATGGGAGAGACGGAGACATGCTCCTTTCCTGGACTCGTCAACCGCCACCACAAGTTCATCATCTCGTTCGCTGAAGATGAAGCAG gggAGCTGTATTTTCTGGCCACGTCGTATCCCAGTGCCACGTCTCCTTATGGAACCGTTTTCAAATTTATGGATCCATCCAG GAGAGCTCCTCCGGGGAAATGCAAGCAGAAGCTGCTTTCTGTGACAGTGAAGGGCAAAAAGGTTCCCTTTGTGCCCAGAGAAC TGACTGTGCTGGACAGGAATGAAAAACCAACCAGACCACCACCAAGAAAACTCAAACTCACCACCAACCCACCTGTGATGAACAGCAGCCCGGCAAAAC GTACTTTCCAGACTCTGAAGGTGGGCTAG
- the LOC115035663 gene encoding mitochondrial amidoxime-reducing component 1-like isoform X2, producing the protein MDLLVQNRKVVLLVAGAGAAVLGLGLGLKYLRKPENLVRVGVVSQLLIHPLKSGRAASVDRVECHKLGLKSGELRDRHWLVVTEDGHMVTGRQEPRLVLVSLTCQGGQVCLNGPNMEELKFPIKQPDNPVIDCRVFSADIQGRDCGAEASRWLTRYLGAGKTFRLVHFEPEMKARRPAEKEPLFPKYEQVAYPDIGPVMLLSEASVKNLSGKLDNEVTVERFRPNIVIADCEAFEEDSWEEIQIGSVRLQRVMSCGRCVFTTVDPETGIKNGKEPLETLKSYRLCDLSEKHIYKSSPLFGQLHTVKKTGILQVGDVVYKISR; encoded by the exons ATGGACCTGCTGGTCCAGAACAGGAAGGTGGTCCTGCTGGTGGCCGGAGCCGGAGCGGCGGTCCTGGGACTCGGACTCGGACTGAAATACCTGCGGAAGCCTGAAAACCTGGTCCGGGTCGGGGTCGTGTCGCAGCTGCTCATCCACCCGCTGAAGTCCGGCAGAGCGGCCTCGGTGGACCGGGTCGAGTGCCACAAACTGGGCCTGAAGTCCGGGGAGCTGCGGGACCG acacTGGCTGGTGGTGACGGAGGACGGTCACATggtgacaggcagacaggagcCCCGTCTGGTGCTGGTGTCTCTGACCTGCCAGGGAGGTCAGGTGTGTTTGAACGGACCGAACATGGAGGAGCTGAAGTTCCCCATCAAACAGCCCGACAACCCCGTCATCGACTGCAG agtGTTCAGCGCTGACATTCAGGGCAGGGACTGTGGGGCTGAAGCGTCTCGGTGGCTCACCCGTTACCTTGGGGCAGGGAAAACCTTTCGCTTGGTGCACTTTGAACCTGAGATGAAGGCCAGGAGACCAGCAGAGAAGGAGCCTCTGTTCCCAAAATATGAG CAGGTGGCGTACCCAGATATCGGGcctgtgatgctgctgtccGAGGCCTCTGTTAAAAACTTAAGTGGCAAGTTAGACAACGAAGTGACGGTGGAGCGCTTTCGGCCAAACATTGTGATTGCGGACTGCGAGGCATTCGAGGAG GATTCGTGGGAAGAGATCCAGATTGGCAGTGTGCGACTGCAGCGTGTGATGTCGTGTGGAAG ATGTGTTTTCACCACAGTTGACCCAGAAACTGGCATCAAGAATGGAAAAGAGCCTCTGGAAACATTAAAAAG CTATCGTCTGTGCGATCTGTCAGAGAAACACATCTACAAGTCGTCACCGCTGTTCGGACAGCTGCACACAGTGAAGAAAACTGGGATCCTGCAGGTCGGCGATGTG GTCTACAAGATCAGCCGCTGA
- the kcnk3b gene encoding potassium channel subfamily K member 3, with product MKRQNARTLALIISILTYLVVGAAVFETLESKQEKSHKRRLDARKYELMRKYNLTKENFEELEHVVLQLKPHKAGVQWKFAGSFYFAITVITTIGYGHAAPSSDSGKVFCMFYALLGIPLTLVMFQSLGERINTFVRYLLHQAKKCLGLRQTEVSMANMVTVGFFSCMSTLSVGAVAFSHCEGWSFLHAFYYCFITLTTIGFGDYVALQRDNALQNDPRYVAFCFVYILMGLTVIGAFLNLVVLRFLTMNMEDERRDAKQKALMSVSKSRGEVARLIPVSASTSSTPVAEDTTKAKDLKGVYTEVLHFQTICSCLWYRSKEKLQGSIPTMIPQELAFSDAYLQQNSNCPHYMEPGSTGCVCSPRQCASISSITTGLHILSPFRVFKRRSSV from the exons ATGAAGAGACAAAACGCCAGGACTCTGGCCCTCATCATCAGCATCCTCACCTACCTGGTGGTGGGAGCGGCCGTTTTCGAGACGCTGGAGTCGAAACAGGAGAAAAGTCACAAGAGGAGACTGGACGCCAGGAAGTACGAACTCATGCGCAAATACAACTTGACCAAAGAGAACTTCGAGGAGCTGGAGCACGTCGTCCTGCAGCTGAAGCCTCACAAAGCCGGAGTCCAGTGGAAATTTGCTGGCTCTTTTTACTTCGCCATCACTGTGATCACGACAATAG GTTACGGTCATGCGGCGCCCAGCAGCGACTCAGGGAAAGTGTTCTGCATGTTCTACGCCCTCCTGGGGATCCCTCTCACCCTGGTCATGTTCCAGAGCCTCGGCGAGCGGATCAACACCTTCGTCAGGTACCTGCTGCACCAAGCCAAGAAGTGCCTGGGGCTGCGTCAGACCGAGGTCTCCATGGCCAACATGGTGACGGTGGGCTTCTTCTCGTGCATGAGCACTCTGTCCGTGGGGGCCGTTGCGTTCTCCCACTGCGAGGGATGGAGCTTCCTGCACGCGTTCTACTACTGCTTCATCACGCTAACCACCATCGGGTTCGGGGACTACGTGGCTCTGCAGAGGGACAACGCGCTGCAGAACGACCCGCGGTACGTGGCTTTCTGCTTCGTTTACATCCTGATGGGCCTGACGGTGATCGGAGCCTTCCTGAACCTGGTGGTGCTTCGCTTCCTCACCATGAACATGGAGGACGAGCGGCGGGACGCCAAACAGAAGGCCTTGATGTCTGTGAGCAAGTCCAGAGGAGAGGTGGCTCGTCTGATACCCGTCTCAGCCTCCACTTCCTCCACGCCTGTAGCAGAAGACACCACAAAGGCTAAAGATTTAAAAGGTGTCTACACCGAGGTGCTTCACTTCCAGACTATATGCTCCTGCCTGTGGTACAGGAGCAAGGAGAAGCTGCAGGGCTCCATCCCCACCATGATCCCCCAGGAGCTGGCGTTCTCCGATGCATACTTGCAGCAGAACAGTAACTGCCCTCACTACATGGAGCCCGGATCAACAGGCTGCGTTTGCAGTCCACGTCAGTGCGCGAGCATAAGCTCCATAACAACGGGCCTACACATCCTCTCCCCGTTCAGGGTGTTCAAGAGACGCAGCTCCGTCTag
- the LOC115035663 gene encoding mitochondrial amidoxime-reducing component 1-like isoform X1 translates to MDLLVQNRKVVLLVAGAGAAVLGLGLGLKYLRKPENLVRVGVVSQLLIHPLKSGRAASVDRVECHKLGLKSGELRDRHWLVVTEDGHMVTGRQEPRLVLVSLTCQGGQVCLNGPNMEELKFPIKQPDNPVIDCRVFSADIQGRDCGAEASRWLTRYLGAGKTFRLVHFEPEMKARRPAEKEPLFPKYEQVAYPDIGPVMLLSEASVKNLSGKLDNEVTVERFRPNIVIADCEAFEEDSWEEIQIGSVRLQRVMSCGRCVFTTVDPETGIKNGKEPLETLKSYRLCDLSEKHIYKSSPLFGQLHTVKKTGILQVGDVVYKISR, encoded by the exons ATGGACCTGCTGGTCCAGAACAGGAAGGTGGTCCTGCTGGTGGCCGGAGCCGGAGCGGCGGTCCTGGGACTCGGACTCGGACTGAAATACCTGCGGAAGCCTGAAAACCTGGTCCGGGTCGGGGTCGTGTCGCAGCTGCTCATCCACCCGCTGAAGTCCGGCAGAGCGGCCTCGGTGGACCGGGTCGAGTGCCACAAACTGGGCCTGAAGTCCGGGGAGCTGCGGGACCG acacTGGCTGGTGGTGACGGAGGACGGTCACATggtgacaggcagacaggagcCCCGTCTGGTGCTGGTGTCTCTGACCTGCCAGGGAGGTCAGGTGTGTTTGAACGGACCGAACATGGAGGAGCTGAAGTTCCCCATCAAACAGCCCGACAACCCCGTCATCGACTGCAG agtGTTCAGCGCTGACATTCAGGGCAGGGACTGTGGGGCTGAAGCGTCTCGGTGGCTCACCCGTTACCTTGGGGCAGGGAAAACCTTTCGCTTGGTGCACTTTGAACCTGAGATGAAGGCCAGGAGACCAGCAGAGAAGGAGCCTCTGTTCCCAAAATATGAG CAGGTGGCGTACCCAGATATCGGGcctgtgatgctgctgtccGAGGCCTCTGTTAAAAACTTAAGTGGCAAGTTAGACAACGAAGTGACGGTGGAGCGCTTTCGGCCAAACATTGTGATTGCGGACTGCGAGGCATTCGAGGAG GATTCGTGGGAAGAGATCCAGATTGGCAGTGTGCGACTGCAGCGTGTGATGTCGTGTGGAAG ATGTGTTTTCACCACAGTTGACCCAGAAACTGGCATCAAGAATGGAAAAGAGCCTCTGGAAACATTAAAAAG CTATCGTCTGTGCGATCTGTCAGAGAAACACATCTACAAGTCGTCACCGCTGTTCGGACAGCTGCACACAGTGAAGAAAACTGGGATCCTGCAGGTCGGCGATGTGGTCTACAAGATCAGCCGCTGA
- the wdr32 gene encoding DDB1- and CUL4-associated factor 10: MSSERRSADEPQDRPDGGGGSDREEDPDIDDSESEEEDDDIAREVAPSPSDSRRERPERSSEASPPPASEEPKAAPQTDGGPGTDSGGGGGGRGSSLFSWLHNRTIRRGVFVDPARDNFRTMTSLYCSMNPAVESVNLSTQTHGAVFNLEYSPDGSVLTVACEQTEVLLFDPISSRHIKTLTEAHEDCVNNIRFLDNRLFATCSDDTTIALWDLRKLNSKVCSLHGHASWVKNIEYDTNTRLLVTSGFDGNVITWDTNRFTEDGCPHKKFFHTRYLMRMRLTPDCSKMLISTSSGYLLILHDLDLTQSLEVGSYRMLRARRTPLSSDGGTSASRSAGTPRQGNDSSKIHPHREGLSPRNSLEVLTPEIPGERDRGNCITSLQLHPKGWATLIRCSSNMDDQEWTCVYEFQEGAPTRPLVSPRCSLRLTHYIEEANVGRGYIKELCFSPDGRLICSPYGYGVRLLAFNERCGELADCLPVQTSCLREIRSIYSHSDVVLTTKFSPTHCQLASGCLSGRVALYQPKF; the protein is encoded by the exons ATGAGCTCGGAGCGCCGGAGCGCGGACGAACCGCAGGACAGGCCcgacggcg gaggaggatccgACCGAGAGGAGGACCCCGACATCGACGACTCGGAgtcggaggaggaggacgatgacATCGCCCGGGAGGTCGCGCCATCACCGTCCGACAGCCGCAGAGAGCGGCCGGAGCGCAGCTCGGAAGCGTCTCCTCCTCCGGCGTCTGAGGAGCCGAAAGCGGCGCCGCAGACCGACGGCGGCCCCGGCACCgacagcggcggcggcggcggcggccggGGGAGCAGCCTGTTTTCCTGGCTGCACAACAGGACTATCAGGCGGGGGGTGTTTGTGGACCCGGCCCGGGACAATTTCAGGACAATGACCAGTCTGTACTGCTCCATGAATCCGGCTGTGGAGTCCGTCAACCTGAGCACCCAGACCCACGGAGCGGTGTTCAACCTGGAGTACTCCCCGGACGG GTCTGTACTGACTGTGGCCTGCGAGCAGACTGAAGTCCTGCTGTTCGATCCCATCTCGTCCAGACACATCAAAACTCTGACGGAAGCCCACGAGGACTGTGTCAACAACATAAG GTTTCTGGACAACCGTCTGTTTGCCACCTGCTCAGATGACACCACAATTGCATTATGGGATCTCCGTAAGCTCAATTCGAAGGTCTGCTCCTTGCACGGCCACGCCAGCTGGGTGAAGAACATCGAGTACGACACCAACACTCGTCTCCTCGTCACGTCCGGCTTCGACGGAAACGTCATCACATGGGACACTAACAG attCACGGAGGACGGCTGCCCGCACAAAAAGTTCTTCCACACCCGTTACTTGATGAGGATGCGTCTGACGCCCGACTGCTCCAAGATGCTGATCTCCACTTCCTCAGGGTACCTGCTCATCCTCCACGACCTGGACCTGACCCAGTCCCTGGAGGTGGGCAGCTACCGCATGCTGCGAGCGCGGCGGACGCCCCTCAGTTCAG ATGGTGGCACATCAGCGTCCAGGTCAGCTGGAACTCCTCGCCAGGGAAACGACTCCAGCAAGATCCACCCTCACAGAGAAG GTCTTTCTCCCCGGAACAGTCTGGAGGTTTTGACGCCAGAGATTCCCGGAGAGCGGGACCGGGGGAACTGCATCACCTCCCTGCAGCTCCATCCCAAAGGCTGGGCCACGCTCATCCGCTGCTCCAGCAACATGGACGACCAGGAG TGGACTTGTGTGTATGAGTTCCAGGAGGGAGCGCCTACTCGCCCACTCGTCTCCCCCCGCTGCTCCCTCCGCCTCACCCACTACATCGAGGAGGCCAACGTGGGGCGGGGCTATATCAAGGAGCTGTGTTTCAGTCCCGACGGACGGCTCATCTGCTCGCCGTATGGCTACGGCGTCCGCCTGTTGGCCTTCAACGAGCGCTGCGGTGAGCTGGCTGACTGCCTGCCCGTCCAGACCAGCTGCCTCAGGGAGATCCGCTCCATCTACTCGCACAGCGACGTGGTGCTCACCACCAAGTTCTCCCCAACGCACTGCCAGCTGGCCTCGGGCTGCCTCAGCGGGCGCGTGGCCCTTTACCAGCCCAAGTTTTAG
- the LOC115035663 gene encoding mitochondrial amidoxime-reducing component 1-like isoform X3: protein MDLLVQNRKVVLLVAGAGAAVLGLGLGLKYLRKPENLVRVGVVSQLLIHPLKSGRAASVDRVECHKLGLKSGELRDRHWLVVTEDGHMVTGRQEPRLVLVSLTCQGGQVCLNGPNMEELKFPIKQPDNPVIDCRVFSADIQGRDCGAEASRWLTRYLGAGKTFRLVHFEPEMKARRPAEKEPLFPKYEVAYPDIGPVMLLSEASVKNLSGKLDNEVTVERFRPNIVIADCEAFEEDSWEEIQIGSVRLQRVMSCGRCVFTTVDPETGIKNGKEPLETLKSYRLCDLSEKHIYKSSPLFGQLHTVKKTGILQVGDVVYKISR from the exons ATGGACCTGCTGGTCCAGAACAGGAAGGTGGTCCTGCTGGTGGCCGGAGCCGGAGCGGCGGTCCTGGGACTCGGACTCGGACTGAAATACCTGCGGAAGCCTGAAAACCTGGTCCGGGTCGGGGTCGTGTCGCAGCTGCTCATCCACCCGCTGAAGTCCGGCAGAGCGGCCTCGGTGGACCGGGTCGAGTGCCACAAACTGGGCCTGAAGTCCGGGGAGCTGCGGGACCG acacTGGCTGGTGGTGACGGAGGACGGTCACATggtgacaggcagacaggagcCCCGTCTGGTGCTGGTGTCTCTGACCTGCCAGGGAGGTCAGGTGTGTTTGAACGGACCGAACATGGAGGAGCTGAAGTTCCCCATCAAACAGCCCGACAACCCCGTCATCGACTGCAG agtGTTCAGCGCTGACATTCAGGGCAGGGACTGTGGGGCTGAAGCGTCTCGGTGGCTCACCCGTTACCTTGGGGCAGGGAAAACCTTTCGCTTGGTGCACTTTGAACCTGAGATGAAGGCCAGGAGACCAGCAGAGAAGGAGCCTCTGTTCCCAAAATATGAG GTGGCGTACCCAGATATCGGGcctgtgatgctgctgtccGAGGCCTCTGTTAAAAACTTAAGTGGCAAGTTAGACAACGAAGTGACGGTGGAGCGCTTTCGGCCAAACATTGTGATTGCGGACTGCGAGGCATTCGAGGAG GATTCGTGGGAAGAGATCCAGATTGGCAGTGTGCGACTGCAGCGTGTGATGTCGTGTGGAAG ATGTGTTTTCACCACAGTTGACCCAGAAACTGGCATCAAGAATGGAAAAGAGCCTCTGGAAACATTAAAAAG CTATCGTCTGTGCGATCTGTCAGAGAAACACATCTACAAGTCGTCACCGCTGTTCGGACAGCTGCACACAGTGAAGAAAACTGGGATCCTGCAGGTCGGCGATGTGGTCTACAAGATCAGCCGCTGA